Proteins from one Paraburkholderia sp. BL10I2N1 genomic window:
- a CDS encoding PLxRFG domain-containing protein, with amino-acid sequence MPILEGFQPVGAGPAQSDQQSGGVLQGFQPVDAGDDDDHPRQSPFRRVADLGVDVLKGVSGLGQALKGLGSEASGNTSSQAMEDYRQMLAQHGMPLPQDLNGAQQQADLSRDYSAARQQAEQQVEQAHGFGQTAGAMLRNPSTLAGRALQMAPGLAVGMAAGPAAPLVFGAQSAGEAGQNVLDQDPNNTKGMYEAAGVAGTVSAATVGLGSRFLTPAATALGTRFAGDFLGRATANAVDQGVQGAAMNAGSTAGENVGEGKPWSQGVGSSALGGFVGGALAGVGMGMFHGQRSALPGANERTPTADPVEEALDPSQGQQGDLFPINPYNVGGHVDALNAGHDTALDAGPQGDLYDTQPSNGVPVIRPGQGLPVQDMIDRNLGIGRPPATTEQDVQAALGEETPFTLHEPQTQVEQGPMTQGNLFDIREQPQAQAAAQQAQSAQAREGLLQSLFAKVGPRADLVHPALGEVVVGAHAFDGQEHGTTPDYNRYVDKLLTKEAQKSPVQHDAEQLLSDAWREDRVAAPDQRSTEPGPYPAMSDIDKLVRLTGVNEAPTLAQAAAKIDMAINRLANSKAQTSLDKVQILTAWRNKILHGDVNGQDRSGTEGVNASGAQDSNAQPGGTQSVGPENRGAGSAQDSSAPGPQGPAAAEGSSPAESAQAAEVAQLQGQQPADVQPGSAQAGQEQPVTPPVQKTGGFIQLKRRGGNGQQQQAAAGDVAGRPAGVGPVPVRPAGELRQPLDEQAGAARDSSVRGAGAADSSPAGDAAVPGGGHAAGGTEAQEVTDALAQAQKNNTFAGQAPGAGRTVGRTQPKGTPVGKLFSNFADNVKDTLGGKTAVQKQAEFRAQMFDRANADPKQFTTDPVLTHTEDLGNGLTARVDAAKAGNTRVQILDGDNVVGAAHIKRGMLDSIAVTEDARGRGIGADLLRYLDRNNIANIHEVPDRSPGFVKIQKQVLSEPAPAAPQAPAVKPAPATTADSAQKNEARDRLWREALAGTKNAERDFNILQDHFVNDMSHRELGDKYGLDHSRITQIVGEKSLGPKVVAAANRLGYTPEDIMQLMHEEPADVPTGETAYDENEHAAKAEDATPASADEMRVEGNELHGDEDRGVTQSMGVVKSAGGSQSKWKDTGDLTDQWLKAQKKLAAIEAPAGKNPGAGNASENGGREAWDAHGATSADNVAYDDLPKALRNDWDALVANGDGSRVDRDKWLKARTKVAELEAQAKQNPDAWKTSEDRGREAWEAHEATVPSNVAYDDLPESLRSDWDEFVGNGNGTLADKAQIVNRLDSNDYPDAYQSRSAEFRGVEARYGNVSTVTANLRHLGIPHAVDSVDHWSVSRLPDGVGGEITLNRDGTVKITLNASVLQHGSPALVQHAITHELWHGIDNALHGGVYSVQPEMRLEEFADDWAPEGSVARELHDLWSNDPTDGAFEQYFDYPLNRGQHPDLDRQDAQAELFAQLGSMYTDPRGRAILERYAPESSAFMREVTNDVQQSPEALLARSGDGAEQRATGFENRAAGEPAAVRLREGGSGDAATADAAGSPERSLQSRGPDYDHDSVDERRPRAERLISALPEGLASPVQRTYDTLAHAAKRGTQALTFGHDLADWASSRLGMEAPREYMDLHGEQDAYRRTLDNQLGEIGQKASALSLPQRDMASTFLTETTMSQKWGYDPAWKSGVTVDPATKARFNALPASVQEVIKAVNEHGAAQRSQLRAAEEEVRKMMGADAPRVAGAEMPGPYLPLRRHGDYVVEAKSATYKAAEAAEDTPRMDTLRKDPDHYVYTQTRTMGEARALAKELEAKYGAGNAQPMAKDVYFKDSHGASWRQLEQWRAKMRDYFDTGTPQGKEYAAAMDRALTDMYLQSIADTSARAGELKRKNIPGVIAKQGLESFFQNGLRHNQLVSTMLHGAKIADAMKGMADEAKQGGAQRPARTDIVNEFQKRAIAQANNRPSRVMDNLLMFNTAWRLLTSPAHYLQYIAQPVTMAHPILGARHGYGAAWKEMIGAAQDTAKLGKGGNALKLDVSKHVSRVGDERGMLTTLQRQGVLDAGHESEYGKPEVFSSNQLTRAGATAMNKVTMVARGLEGYNRTLSALAAYRLAHADSLNRGGDADAAHAAGTKFARDVVRQAYGDYSAANTPRALMPGNAPGLPVRLMAQFRKFNIIHTSIVARLAHQAFTGASPEERVVGGKALGYMALHYGVLAGAMGIPGAQLLAYAIQKIFSDSDVPEDPESYFRRVIGDKFLADIILHGAPAALGIDLTNRIGAGDILNPLGRANVNGGKTAADDYKSYMLAALGPMLGTTLPNVLTGAGRIMQGDYYHGLEQMVPSGIRDGMKAYGLAADGLTNSRNDTIIKPEDISAFDVALQAAGVTPMKIEDSYRRAAEFHNAQTFFQQHSQQMVNQYAKAYRDGDSATLRDLQGQWKTMQEQMRSNGLKPSPFSTLLRAPMNQGRRENSIVGGVETGRSRGAYIQQQGEQ; translated from the coding sequence GACTATCGCCAGATGCTCGCGCAGCACGGCATGCCGCTGCCGCAGGACCTCAACGGTGCCCAGCAGCAGGCGGACCTCTCACGTGACTATTCGGCCGCACGCCAGCAGGCCGAGCAGCAGGTTGAGCAGGCGCATGGATTCGGCCAGACGGCCGGTGCGATGCTGCGCAACCCGAGCACGCTCGCCGGTCGCGCGCTGCAGATGGCGCCGGGCCTCGCTGTAGGGATGGCCGCTGGCCCCGCCGCACCGCTCGTATTCGGCGCGCAGTCCGCCGGTGAAGCCGGGCAGAACGTGCTCGACCAGGACCCGAACAACACGAAGGGCATGTACGAGGCTGCCGGTGTCGCTGGCACCGTGTCCGCTGCAACCGTGGGGCTCGGCAGCAGGTTCCTCACGCCCGCCGCGACTGCACTCGGCACGCGCTTCGCGGGAGACTTCCTCGGGCGTGCCACCGCCAACGCAGTCGATCAGGGTGTGCAGGGTGCGGCGATGAACGCCGGCTCGACGGCCGGTGAGAACGTCGGTGAAGGCAAGCCATGGAGCCAGGGTGTCGGTTCGTCCGCGCTCGGTGGCTTTGTCGGCGGTGCGCTCGCGGGTGTCGGCATGGGCATGTTCCACGGCCAGCGCTCGGCGCTCCCCGGTGCGAACGAGCGGACGCCTACGGCGGATCCTGTCGAGGAAGCGCTCGACCCATCGCAGGGGCAGCAGGGTGACCTGTTCCCGATCAACCCGTACAACGTTGGCGGGCATGTTGACGCACTCAACGCCGGCCACGATACGGCGCTTGACGCAGGCCCGCAGGGTGACCTGTACGACACCCAGCCGTCGAACGGGGTGCCCGTCATCCGTCCCGGGCAGGGCCTGCCGGTGCAGGACATGATCGATCGCAACCTCGGCATCGGCCGTCCGCCCGCGACCACTGAACAGGACGTGCAGGCAGCGCTTGGCGAAGAGACGCCGTTCACGCTGCACGAGCCGCAGACCCAGGTTGAACAGGGGCCGATGACGCAGGGCAACCTGTTCGATATACGTGAGCAGCCGCAGGCCCAGGCCGCTGCCCAGCAGGCCCAGAGCGCGCAGGCGCGCGAGGGGTTGCTGCAGAGCCTCTTTGCGAAGGTCGGCCCGCGCGCAGACCTGGTGCACCCGGCACTTGGCGAGGTGGTGGTCGGCGCGCACGCGTTCGACGGCCAGGAGCATGGCACCACGCCGGACTACAACAGGTACGTCGACAAGCTGCTCACGAAGGAGGCGCAGAAGTCTCCGGTGCAGCACGACGCCGAACAGCTGCTCTCGGATGCCTGGCGCGAAGACCGCGTCGCCGCGCCCGACCAGCGCAGCACCGAACCGGGTCCGTACCCGGCGATGAGTGACATCGACAAGCTGGTGAGGCTGACCGGTGTCAACGAAGCGCCGACGCTCGCACAGGCGGCGGCGAAGATCGACATGGCGATCAACCGCCTGGCGAACTCAAAGGCCCAGACGTCGCTGGACAAGGTCCAGATCCTGACTGCGTGGCGCAACAAGATTCTTCATGGAGATGTAAATGGCCAAGATCGGAGCGGGACCGAAGGTGTCAATGCCAGCGGCGCCCAAGATAGCAACGCCCAACCTGGCGGGACCCAAAGTGTCGGCCCCGAAAATCGCGGTGCCGGCAGCGCCCAGGATAGCAGCGCCCCAGGCCCTCAAGGCCCCGCCGCCGCCGAAGGTAGCAGCCCCGCCGAAAGCGCCCAAGCCGCCGAAGTCGCCCAACTTCAAGGACAACAACCGGCAGATGTACAGCCAGGATCTGCCCAAGCCGGGCAAGAACAGCCTGTAACGCCGCCTGTCCAGAAGACGGGCGGTTTCATCCAACTGAAACGGAGAGGTGGAAATGGACAGCAACAGCAAGCCGCTGCCGGGGACGTTGCTGGACGACCCGCAGGCGTGGGACCCGTACCAGTTCGACCAGCAGGTGAGCTGCGACAACCGCTTGACGAGCAAGCAGGAGCCGCACGAGACAGCAGCGTACGAGGCGCGGGAGCAGCGGATAGCAGCCCGGCTGGGGATGCCGCTGTACCTGGTGGCGGACATGCAGCTGGCGGGACCGAAGCCCAGGAAGTAACGGATGCGCTCGCGCAGGCGCAGAAGAACAACACATTTGCGGGTCAGGCGCCGGGTGCAGGGCGTACCGTAGGCAGGACGCAACCGAAGGGTACGCCGGTAGGGAAGCTGTTCTCGAACTTTGCGGATAACGTAAAGGACACCCTCGGGGGGAAGACTGCTGTCCAGAAGCAGGCCGAGTTTCGCGCGCAGATGTTTGACCGCGCGAACGCAGATCCGAAGCAGTTCACCACTGACCCCGTGCTGACCCACACCGAGGATCTGGGCAACGGCCTGACGGCGCGGGTGGATGCAGCGAAGGCGGGTAACACGCGGGTGCAGATACTGGATGGCGACAACGTGGTCGGTGCCGCCCATATCAAACGCGGGATGCTCGACTCCATCGCAGTCACAGAAGACGCACGGGGGAGAGGTATCGGCGCGGATCTGCTGCGCTACCTCGATCGCAACAATATCGCCAACATCCACGAGGTCCCGGACCGCAGCCCCGGCTTCGTCAAGATCCAGAAACAGGTTCTGTCCGAGCCCGCTCCTGCAGCGCCGCAAGCACCAGCCGTCAAACCCGCACCGGCAACAACGGCTGACTCGGCGCAGAAGAACGAGGCGCGTGACCGGCTGTGGCGCGAGGCGCTGGCCGGCACGAAGAACGCTGAGCGGGATTTCAACATCCTGCAGGATCACTTCGTCAACGACATGTCGCACCGTGAGCTGGGCGACAAGTACGGGCTTGATCACTCGCGCATCACACAGATCGTCGGCGAGAAGAGCCTCGGCCCGAAGGTGGTCGCGGCAGCCAACCGGCTCGGCTACACGCCGGAAGACATCATGCAGCTCATGCATGAAGAGCCTGCCGATGTGCCGACCGGGGAGACGGCCTACGACGAGAACGAGCACGCGGCGAAGGCCGAAGACGCCACGCCCGCTTCGGCGGACGAGATGCGCGTCGAGGGCAACGAGCTGCATGGCGATGAGGACCGTGGCGTCACCCAGAGCATGGGTGTCGTCAAGTCGGCCGGTGGCTCGCAGTCGAAGTGGAAGGACACGGGCGACCTGACCGACCAGTGGCTCAAGGCCCAGAAGAAACTCGCTGCGATCGAGGCACCGGCGGGCAAGAACCCCGGCGCCGGGAACGCCTCCGAGAACGGTGGCCGTGAGGCGTGGGATGCGCACGGAGCCACCTCGGCGGACAACGTCGCCTATGACGACCTGCCGAAAGCCCTGCGCAACGACTGGGACGCGTTAGTCGCCAATGGCGACGGCTCGCGCGTCGACAGGGACAAGTGGCTCAAGGCCAGGACGAAAGTCGCCGAGCTCGAAGCGCAGGCGAAGCAGAACCCCGACGCCTGGAAGACCTCCGAGGACCGGGGCCGTGAGGCGTGGGAGGCACACGAGGCCACCGTGCCGAGCAACGTTGCCTATGACGACCTGCCTGAGTCGCTGCGCAGTGACTGGGATGAGTTCGTCGGGAACGGCAACGGCACGCTCGCCGACAAGGCACAGATCGTCAACCGGCTCGACTCCAACGACTACCCCGATGCGTACCAGTCGCGCAGCGCCGAGTTCCGCGGGGTGGAAGCGCGCTATGGTAACGTGTCGACCGTCACGGCGAACCTGCGCCACCTGGGTATCCCCCACGCGGTGGACTCGGTGGACCACTGGTCGGTCAGCCGTCTGCCCGATGGGGTGGGCGGTGAGATCACCCTGAACCGCGACGGCACGGTCAAGATCACGCTCAACGCCTCGGTGCTCCAGCATGGCAGCCCCGCGCTGGTGCAGCACGCGATCACCCATGAGCTCTGGCACGGCATCGACAACGCCCTGCATGGCGGGGTGTATTCGGTGCAGCCGGAGATGCGGCTTGAAGAGTTCGCCGATGACTGGGCGCCGGAAGGCAGCGTCGCGCGCGAGCTGCATGACCTCTGGTCCAACGACCCCACGGACGGTGCATTCGAGCAGTACTTCGACTACCCGCTCAATCGCGGACAACACCCTGACCTTGACCGCCAGGATGCGCAGGCGGAGCTGTTTGCGCAGCTCGGTTCGATGTACACTGACCCCCGCGGCCGTGCAATTCTCGAACGATACGCGCCCGAATCTTCCGCATTCATGCGCGAGGTGACCAACGATGTCCAGCAATCTCCAGAAGCGCTTCTCGCTCGCTCGGGCGATGGCGCAGAACAGCGCGCCACGGGTTTCGAAAATCGCGCAGCCGGCGAACCTGCAGCCGTTCGACTTCGCGAAGGCGGAAGCGGCGATGCAGCAACAGCAGACGCAGCCGGGAGCCCAGAGCGTAGCCTCCAGTCCCGTGGACCCGACTACGACCACGACTCCGTCGACGAACGCCGACCCCGCGCAGAACGTCTGATCTCGGCGCTGCCGGAAGGGCTCGCCTCGCCGGTCCAGCGCACCTACGACACCCTCGCGCACGCCGCGAAGCGCGGCACGCAGGCGCTCACGTTCGGTCACGATCTCGCTGACTGGGCGTCCTCACGTCTGGGCATGGAAGCCCCCCGCGAGTACATGGACCTGCACGGCGAGCAGGACGCCTACCGTCGCACGCTCGACAACCAGCTCGGTGAAATCGGCCAGAAGGCCTCGGCGCTCTCGCTGCCGCAGCGTGACATGGCGAGCACCTTCCTGACTGAAACGACGATGTCCCAGAAGTGGGGCTATGACCCCGCGTGGAAGTCCGGCGTCACCGTGGACCCTGCCACGAAGGCCCGCTTCAATGCGCTCCCCGCGTCGGTGCAGGAGGTTATCAAGGCGGTCAACGAGCACGGTGCCGCGCAGCGCTCGCAGCTGCGCGCGGCCGAGGAAGAGGTCCGCAAGATGATGGGGGCCGACGCCCCCAGGGTGGCCGGTGCAGAGATGCCCGGCCCCTACCTGCCGCTGCGCCGCCACGGCGACTATGTCGTGGAAGCCAAGTCCGCCACCTACAAGGCAGCGGAAGCGGCGGAAGACACGCCGCGCATGGACACGCTCAGGAAGGACCCGGACCACTACGTGTACACGCAGACCCGCACGATGGGCGAAGCGCGTGCACTCGCCAAGGAGCTTGAGGCGAAGTACGGTGCCGGCAACGCGCAGCCCATGGCCAAGGACGTGTACTTCAAGGACAGCCACGGTGCGAGCTGGCGGCAACTCGAACAGTGGCGCGCGAAGATGCGCGACTACTTCGACACCGGCACGCCGCAGGGCAAGGAGTACGCCGCTGCGATGGACCGCGCGCTCACGGACATGTACCTGCAGTCCATCGCGGACACGAGTGCACGCGCCGGGGAGCTCAAGCGTAAAAACATTCCTGGCGTGATCGCGAAGCAGGGGCTTGAGTCGTTCTTCCAGAACGGGCTGCGCCACAACCAGCTGGTCTCGACCATGCTGCACGGCGCGAAGATCGCCGACGCGATGAAGGGCATGGCCGACGAAGCGAAGCAGGGCGGCGCGCAGCGTCCCGCGCGCACCGACATCGTCAACGAGTTCCAGAAGCGGGCCATCGCGCAGGCGAACAACCGGCCGTCGCGCGTCATGGACAACCTGCTGATGTTCAACACGGCCTGGCGCCTGCTGACCTCGCCCGCGCACTACCTGCAGTACATCGCACAGCCTGTGACGATGGCGCACCCGATACTGGGCGCCCGACACGGTTACGGTGCAGCGTGGAAGGAGATGATCGGGGCGGCGCAGGATACGGCGAAGCTCGGGAAGGGGGGCAATGCGCTGAAGCTCGACGTGAGCAAACACGTGAGCCGCGTGGGGGACGAGCGTGGAATGCTCACCACGCTGCAGAGGCAGGGGGTACTGGATGCGGGTCATGAGTCGGAGTACGGCAAGCCGGAGGTGTTCTCCAGCAACCAGCTGACCCGGGCTGGTGCCACAGCGATGAACAAGGTGACGATGGTCGCGCGCGGTCTCGAAGGCTATAACCGCACCCTCTCGGCGCTGGCGGCCTACCGCCTCGCGCACGCTGACTCGCTCAACCGGGGCGGTGACGCTGACGCGGCGCACGCGGCCGGGACGAAGTTCGCCCGTGACGTGGTGCGCCAGGCGTACGGGGACTACTCGGCGGCCAACACGCCGCGCGCCCTCATGCCGGGTAACGCCCCGGGGCTGCCGGTGCGGCTCATGGCGCAGTTCCGCAAGTTCAACATCATCCACACGTCGATCGTCGCGCGCCTCGCGCACCAGGCGTTTACCGGCGCCTCGCCGGAAGAGCGTGTGGTTGGCGGGAAAGCACTGGGCTACATGGCGCTGCACTACGGGGTGCTGGCCGGCGCGATGGGCATTCCCGGCGCGCAGCTGCTGGCCTATGCGATCCAGAAGATCTTCAGCGACTCGGACGTACCCGAGGACCCGGAGTCGTACTTCCGCCGCGTGATCGGCGACAAGTTCCTGGCGGATATCATCCTGCACGGTGCCCCGGCTGCGCTCGGCATCGATCTCACGAACCGCATCGGGGCCGGTGACATCCTGAACCCGCTCGGTCGCGCCAACGTGAATGGTGGCAAGACCGCCGCGGATGACTACAAGTCGTACATGCTCGCCGCGCTGGGGCCGATGCTGGGTACCACGCTCCCGAATGTGCTCACCGGTGCCGGCAGGATCATGCAGGGCGACTACTACCACGGGCTCGAGCAGATGGTGCCCTCGGGGATCCGCGACGGGATGAAGGCGTATGGCCTCGCGGCCGATGGCCTCACCAACAGCCGCAACGATACGATCATCAAGCCAGAAGACATCTCGGCATTTGATGTAGCGCTGCAGGCCGCGGGCGTCACGCCGATGAAGATCGAGGACAGCTACCGGCGGGCCGCCGAGTTCCACAACGCGCAGACGTTCTTCCAGCAGCACTCGCAGCAGATGGTCAACCAGTACGCGAAGGCCTACCGCGACGGTGACTCGGCCACGCTGCGTGACCTGCAGGGTCAGTGGAAAACGATGCAGG